In a single window of the Oncorhynchus gorbuscha isolate QuinsamMale2020 ecotype Even-year unplaced genomic scaffold, OgorEven_v1.0 Un_scaffold_1235, whole genome shotgun sequence genome:
- the LOC124021851 gene encoding collagen alpha-1(II) chain-like, with translation MWTPEPCRVCVCDSGTTICEEVQCEMVGNCEKVTIPEGECCPLCDSFSSANRRIEMMAFKGQKGEPGDIPYVVGPVGQPGPMGPPGAQGSRGYTGFKGRKGLQGPAGIDREPGVPGNPGEPGSPGQPSHPGGQLVSQMAAGFGEKSAGMMGMISGNRGEAGPRGPPGQSGQPGSTGGQGAPGDVGDPGSMALSQGTNTSLQFSGKVIIIDH, from the exons ATGTGGACCCCAGAGccgtgcagggtgtgtgtgtgtgacagtggaacCACCATCTGTGAGGAGGTGCAGTGTGAGATGGTGGGGAACTGTGAGAAGGTGACCATCCCTGAGGGAGAGTGCTGCCCCTTGTGTGACAGCTTCTCCAGCGCTAACAGGAGGATAG AAATGATGGCGTTCAAG GGTCAGAAAGGCGAACCTGGTGATATCCCTTAC GTCGTGGGGCCAGTAGGTCAACCCGGACCAATG GGTCCTCCCGGAGCTCAGGGGAGCAGAGGATACACTGGTTTCAAGGGCAGAAAA GGTTTACAGGGCCCAGCTGGCATCGACAGGGAACCAGGAGTCCCAGGGAACCCTGGTGAGCCAGGATCCCCCGGCCAGCCCTCACACCCTGGG gGTCAGCTGGTCTCTCAAATGGCAGCAGGCTTCGGTGAGAAATCAGCTGGGATGATGGGAATGATATCTGGCAACAGG GGTGAGGCAGGACCAAGAGGGCCTCCTGGACAGTCCGGTCAACCA GGCTCTACAGGGGGGCAGGGGGCCCCAGGAGACGTTGGAGACCCTGGATCCATG GCATTATCTCAGGGAACTAACACAAGTCTTCAGTTCTCAGGCAAAGTTATCATCATCGATCACTGA
- the LOC124021855 gene encoding collagen alpha-2(V) chain-like isoform X2 produces the protein MGMISGNRGEAGPRGPPGQSGQPGSTGGQGAPGDVGDPGSMGGFGYRGPEGPPGKPGLDGESGPTGIDGDKGAAGSAGARGFPGLPGHPGLKGLKGHAGLLGPRGQSGAAGSKGPSGTPGGMGPPGPAGPAGMQGERGRSGPTGPVGKRGESGHIGKAGPQGPMGITGALGFPGSPGIKGQPGPQGARGTGGQQGPRGEAGRMGLAGATGIQGPTGTEGAAGTKGPSGAPGVQGLTGLLGPAGPPGPQGTTGLTGPKGQLGDLGIPGFKGEAGFKGESGAPGDHGALGPMGEEGRRGGRGDAGTSGAAGPNGERGAPGSRGFPGQDGLPGQKGAQGERGLGGSSGAKGADGDPGRTGEPGLPGARGLSGLLGSQGPEGHQGPMGGGGDDGGPGPAGSDGTRGLAGTMGVVGPKGFTGDPGKAGEVGTPGVAGQRGVNGKAGEMGAGGTAGPAGVAGKRGEQGPPGMNGFQGLPGSAGPPGESGKPGAEVRYDITPDCDRQ, from the exons ATGGGGATGATATCTGGCAACAGG GGTGAGGCAGGACCAAGAGGGCCTCCTGGACAGTCCGGTCAACCA GGCTCTACAGGGGGGCAGGGGGCCCCAGGAGACGTTGGAGACCCCGGATCCATG GGTGGCTTTGGTTACAGAGGACCTGAGGGCCCACCAGGAAAACCAGGACTAGAT GGAGAATCTGGTCCAACCGGAATAGATGGAGATAAAGGAGCCGCTGGATCTGCC GGTGCCAGAGGTTTCCCAGGACTGCCAGGTCACCCTGGACTGAAAGGCCTTAAG GGTCATGCAGGTCTTCTAGGACCGAGAGGTCAATCTGGTGCTGCTGGGTCAAAG GGCCCATCAGGTACTCCAGGTGGAATGGGGCCCCCTGGTCCTGCG GGTCCAGCAGGAAtgcaaggggagagaggaaggagtgggCCAACTGGACCTGTG GGGAAACGTGGTGAATCTGGACATATTGGGAAAGCAGGACCACAG GGTCCTATGGGGATCACTGGAGCTCTAGGATTCCCAGGTAGTCCAGGTATAAAG GGGCAACCAGGGCCCCAAGGAGCACGAGGGACAGGGGGCCAGCAAGGACCAAGAGGGGAGGCCGGACGCATGGGATTGGCTGGAGCTACGGGAATTCAG GGTCCAACAGGAACAGAGGGTGCTGCTGGAACCAAAGGACCATCC GGAGCTCCAGGTGTCCAGGGTCTGACTGGACTGCTTGGCCCTGCAGGGCCCCCCGGACCACAGGGAACCACTGGACTAACCGGGCCTAAGGGCCAACTG GGTGATTTAGGCATTCCTGGATTCAAAGGAGAGGCTGGATTCAAAGGAGAATCT GGTGCACCTGGTGATCATGGAGCGCTGGGTcccatgggagaggaggggaggaggggaggacgggGTGATGCTGGGACTTCAGGAGCCGCTGGACCCAATGGAGAGAGA GGTGCTCCTGGTAGTAGAGGTTTTCCTGGGCAGGATGGGTTACCTGGTCAAAAG GGTGCCCAAGGTGAGCGAGGACTGGGTGGGTCATCTGGTGCCAAAGGTGCCGATGGTGACCCAGGACGCACTGGAGAGCCAGGTCTTCCAGGGGCACGG GGTCTGTCGGGTCTTCTCGGCTCCCAGGGTCCTGAGGGACACCAAGGACCAATG ggaggaggaggagacgatggGGGACCAGGtccagcagggtcagatggtaCCAGAGGTCTAGCTGGAACCATGGGTGTAGTTGGACCAAAAGGCTTTACT GGAGACCCTGGTAAGGCAGGAGAAGTGGGGACCCCAGGTGTTGCAGGACAGAGG GGGGTTAATGGGAAAGCTGGAGAGATGGGCGCTGGTGGCACTGCTGGTCCAGCA GGAGTtgcagggaagagaggagag
- the LOC124021855 gene encoding collagen alpha-2(V) chain-like isoform X1: MMGMISGNRGEAGPRGPPGQSGQPGSTGGQGAPGDVGDPGSMGGFGYRGPEGPPGKPGLDGESGPTGIDGDKGAAGSAGARGFPGLPGHPGLKGLKGHAGLLGPRGQSGAAGSKGPSGTPGGMGPPGPAGPAGMQGERGRSGPTGPVGKRGESGHIGKAGPQGPMGITGALGFPGSPGIKGQPGPQGARGTGGQQGPRGEAGRMGLAGATGIQGPTGTEGAAGTKGPSGAPGVQGLTGLLGPAGPPGPQGTTGLTGPKGQLGDLGIPGFKGEAGFKGESGAPGDHGALGPMGEEGRRGGRGDAGTSGAAGPNGERGAPGSRGFPGQDGLPGQKGAQGERGLGGSSGAKGADGDPGRTGEPGLPGARGLSGLLGSQGPEGHQGPMGGGGDDGGPGPAGSDGTRGLAGTMGVVGPKGFTGDPGKAGEVGTPGVAGQRGVNGKAGEMGAGGTAGPAGVAGKRGEQGPPGMNGFQGLPGSAGPPGESGKPGAEVRYDITPDCDRQ, from the exons ATGATGGGGATGATATCTGGCAACAGG GGTGAGGCAGGACCAAGAGGGCCTCCTGGACAGTCCGGTCAACCA GGCTCTACAGGGGGGCAGGGGGCCCCAGGAGACGTTGGAGACCCCGGATCCATG GGTGGCTTTGGTTACAGAGGACCTGAGGGCCCACCAGGAAAACCAGGACTAGAT GGAGAATCTGGTCCAACCGGAATAGATGGAGATAAAGGAGCCGCTGGATCTGCC GGTGCCAGAGGTTTCCCAGGACTGCCAGGTCACCCTGGACTGAAAGGCCTTAAG GGTCATGCAGGTCTTCTAGGACCGAGAGGTCAATCTGGTGCTGCTGGGTCAAAG GGCCCATCAGGTACTCCAGGTGGAATGGGGCCCCCTGGTCCTGCG GGTCCAGCAGGAAtgcaaggggagagaggaaggagtgggCCAACTGGACCTGTG GGGAAACGTGGTGAATCTGGACATATTGGGAAAGCAGGACCACAG GGTCCTATGGGGATCACTGGAGCTCTAGGATTCCCAGGTAGTCCAGGTATAAAG GGGCAACCAGGGCCCCAAGGAGCACGAGGGACAGGGGGCCAGCAAGGACCAAGAGGGGAGGCCGGACGCATGGGATTGGCTGGAGCTACGGGAATTCAG GGTCCAACAGGAACAGAGGGTGCTGCTGGAACCAAAGGACCATCC GGAGCTCCAGGTGTCCAGGGTCTGACTGGACTGCTTGGCCCTGCAGGGCCCCCCGGACCACAGGGAACCACTGGACTAACCGGGCCTAAGGGCCAACTG GGTGATTTAGGCATTCCTGGATTCAAAGGAGAGGCTGGATTCAAAGGAGAATCT GGTGCACCTGGTGATCATGGAGCGCTGGGTcccatgggagaggaggggaggaggggaggacgggGTGATGCTGGGACTTCAGGAGCCGCTGGACCCAATGGAGAGAGA GGTGCTCCTGGTAGTAGAGGTTTTCCTGGGCAGGATGGGTTACCTGGTCAAAAG GGTGCCCAAGGTGAGCGAGGACTGGGTGGGTCATCTGGTGCCAAAGGTGCCGATGGTGACCCAGGACGCACTGGAGAGCCAGGTCTTCCAGGGGCACGG GGTCTGTCGGGTCTTCTCGGCTCCCAGGGTCCTGAGGGACACCAAGGACCAATG ggaggaggaggagacgatggGGGACCAGGtccagcagggtcagatggtaCCAGAGGTCTAGCTGGAACCATGGGTGTAGTTGGACCAAAAGGCTTTACT GGAGACCCTGGTAAGGCAGGAGAAGTGGGGACCCCAGGTGTTGCAGGACAGAGG GGGGTTAATGGGAAAGCTGGAGAGATGGGCGCTGGTGGCACTGCTGGTCCAGCA GGAGTtgcagggaagagaggagag